The following is a genomic window from Flavobacterium sp..
TACGAGGAAGGGAAGTGGACAGTTAAAGATATTATTCTACATCTTATTGATGCTGAACGCATACTGTCTTATAGAGCACTTCGAATTGCAAGAAATGATAAAACTGCTTTGCCTGGATTTGAGGAGAATGATTACGTAGTTTCAGCACGTGGAAATGAAAGAGATTTTGAAAGTTTATTAGCTGAATATAAAACAGTTAGAAAAGCAACAATAAGTTTGTTTGAATCTTTTAGTAAAGAGGTTTTACAGCAATTAGGATTAGCATCAAACTACAGTGTATCGGTACGAGGTATTGGTTATATTATTTTGGGACATGAGTTGCATCATAAGCAAATAATTTTAGAAAGATATTTATAAATTAAAAAGGGATTCAAAAAATATGAATCCCTTTTTTTATATTAATCTTCGTCGTCTAAGTCTTCAGAATCATTTGTGTCATCCTCTTCTTCGTCCTCATCTTCATCAATGTCTAATTCTTTAAGGCCAACAATTTTGTCTACAACAACATCTTCAACAATAATATCATCTTCATCATAATTTTCAATTCGATCAGATAATTTTGTACTTACTTTCACAAGAAAAATAGTATCTGTTGTTCTAACTTCTACTGCTTCTATTGTTTCATTTTTAGCATTCTTAAAACGTATGATGTCCGAATCATCATAACCATCAGGAAATTTCTCAACTAATAATGTTAAGATTTCATTTGTTAATTTAGCGTAATCAACAATAACTCTTTTCATTGGGTAGGTTTTAATCTTATTTTGGTCAAATGTACTATCCTAAACTTATATTTTCAAGCAAAATAAATTTTTTTTTTAACTTTTTTTACCATCCTAAAATATAAGCAAACATTAACGGTGCAACTATAGTAGCATCTGATTCTACTATA
Proteins encoded in this region:
- a CDS encoding DNA primase — its product is MKRVIVDYAKLTNEILTLLVEKFPDGYDDSDIIRFKNAKNETIEAVEVRTTDTIFLVKVSTKLSDRIENYDEDDIIVEDVVVDKIVGLKELDIDEDEDEEEDDTNDSEDLDDED
- a CDS encoding DinB family protein, which gives rise to MINLNPNEFAPYYVDYIKLVPEQDIVKGLTNQNEELIHFFTSIPVFKHEFRYEEGKWTVKDIILHLIDAERILSYRALRIARNDKTALPGFEENDYVVSARGNERDFESLLAEYKTVRKATISLFESFSKEVLQQLGLASNYSVSVRGIGYIILGHELHHKQIILERYL